Genomic DNA from candidate division WOR-3 bacterium:
TATGGTAGTTTTATCAGTCGGTCTTGTGCCAAAAACAGATATGCGGATATTATCACGCTATCTACGGGTACCTTTGAATGAGCATGGATTTTGTAAGACCTCAGAGTTTATTCCAGTTGATACAATTCGCGATGGCATTTTTGTCTGTGGTGCATTTGCCGGACCAAAAGATATTCCTGAAACCGTTGCCCAGTCATCTGCGGCGGCGGGAAGGGCAATGGCATTACTGTCTGAGGCAAGGGGCAGTCTGGTTACAAAAAAAGAATATCCGGCTGAATTGAATCTTTTAAATGAGCGACCGCGGATTGGTGTTTTTATCTGCCATTGTGGTATAAATATCGGTGGTTATGTAAATGTGCCGGAAATTGTTGAATATGTAAAACAATTACCTGATGTTGTTTATGCGGAAAATAATCTTTATACCTGTTCTCAGGACACCCAGAAAAGGATAATTGAAAAAATTAGGGAGAATAAATTGAACAGGGTTGTCGTTGCTTCCTGTACACCAAGAACCCATGAGCCGCTTTTTAGAGAGACAATACAGGAAGCAGGTTTGAATCCTTATTTATTTGAAATGGCAAATATCCGAGACCAGTGCTCCTGGATTCATATGTATGAACCGGAATCTGCAACAGAAAAAGCGAAAGATCTGGTAAGGATGGCGGTATCAAAGGCGCGATTACTTATGCCCTTAAAAAGAGTTGAGATTGATGTGATTCAGAAGGCATTAGTTATTGGCGGTGGTATTGCTGGAATGAGTGCAGCACTACTACTTGCAGAACAGGGATTTGAGGTATTTATTGTTGAGAAAGAAAAAGAACTCGGCGGAAATCTACGACACATATATAAGACACTTGAAAATAGGGATGTGCAGTATTTCCTAAATCGTACTATTGAAAAGATAAAAAATAATAAACTTATAAAAATTTATACAGATGTACGGATTGAACAGATAACGGGATTCGTAGGAAACTATAAAACGAGAATTAAAACCGGTGAGTCAGAAATACAAGAATTTGAGCATGGTGTTGTAATTGTTGCGACTGGTGCGCATGAGTATAAACCTGACGAATATCAATATGGCAAAGATTCAAGAATAATTACCCAGCGGGAACTGGAAGAAAAGATATTTAACCATTTAACCATTCAACCATTCAACTATAAAACAATAGCGATGATTCAGTGTGTTGGTTCCCGTGATAACGATAGAAAATATTGCAGTCGTATCTGCTGTTCCCAGGCAATAAAAAATGCATTGAATCTCCTTGAAACAAAGCCTGATGCAAATATTTATATCCTTTATAAAGATATTCGGACCTATGGATTTAAAGAAGAATTATATCGTCAGGCGCGGGAAAAGGGTGTGGTATTCATTAGATATGATGATGAGAAAAAACCTGAATTACAAATGGAAGATGGAAGATTGAAAATAAAAGTCTTTGAACCAATTTTGAAAGAAGAACTGGTTATAGAATCCGATCTCGTTGTTCTCTCCGCGGGGATTATCGCCCAACCAGATAATGCCGAACTTGCCAAAATGCTTAAGGTTCCCTTAAACAGCGATGGTTTCTTCCTTGAGGCGCATGTTAAACTAAGGCCGGTTGACTTTGCTACCGAAGGGGTATTTGTGGCTGGTATGGCGCATAGTCCAATGACTATCGCCGAATCTATTATGCAGGCACAAGCTGCGGCAGCACGGGCTACAACGATTCTTTCCAACAAAAAATATTATGCTGAGGCAACCATTTCATCGGTAAATGAAGAACTTTGTGCGGGTTGCGGCATGTGTGGCGCCCTGTGTCCTTATGAGGCGATTGTTTACATAGAGAAGGATGGTAAAAGAATTTCCAGTGTCAATGAGGCATTATGTAAAGGTTGTGGAACCTGTGTTGCATCCTGCCCTTCGGGCGCGATGACCCAGTATGGATTTACAAAAAAGCAGATAATGGCGATGGTGGAAGCATTATGAAGAGAAATTCTAAATCCGAAATTCTAAATTCTAAACAATATTTAAAATCTAAATTCCAAAATCCAAAATCCAAACAAAGAATTCTAAACAAAACCCAAAAACCAAATCCTATCCCATTTCAGAATCCAAACCAATACACTTCAGATTCAAATAGGAGTTACAATGTCTGATTTCAAACCAAAGATAATCGTCTTCTGCTGCAATTGGTGTTCCTATGCCGGAGCTGACCTTGCTGGTGTCTCACGCCTCCAGATGAATCCTAATTTCAGGATAATAAGAACAATGTGCTCAGGGAGGGTTGAGCCCGATTTTATA
This window encodes:
- a CDS encoding CoB--CoM heterodisulfide reductase iron-sulfur subunit A family protein, yielding MNQKIGAVLVVGGGIGGIQASLDLANSGFKVYLIDSAPAIGGIMAMLDKTFPTNDCSMCIMAPKLVECARHLNIKIIPDAKIEGLSGDAGNFVVKVRKRARYVDTTKCTGCGECKKHCPIEIADRFNQGLTNRKSVYIEYPQAVPAVYAIDKNNCIGCGVCEKLCLAGAIKYKDNDLVEDINVGAIILSPGVDIFDPKVYTKFGYGIYKNVVTSLEFERILSASGPFSGHLLRPYEGKVPKKIAFVQCVGSRDPQVGKNYCSSVCCTYAIKEAIIAKEHSKNGLETTVFYMDIRTFGKGFEDYYNRAKNEYGVRFIRAGVSRIEEIPETKNLLVQYEDEEGIMKEEEFDMVVLSVGLVPKTDMRILSRYLRVPLNEHGFCKTSEFIPVDTIRDGIFVCGAFAGPKDIPETVAQSSAAAGRAMALLSEARGSLVTKKEYPAELNLLNERPRIGVFICHCGINIGGYVNVPEIVEYVKQLPDVVYAENNLYTCSQDTQKRIIEKIRENKLNRVVVASCTPRTHEPLFRETIQEAGLNPYLFEMANIRDQCSWIHMYEPESATEKAKDLVRMAVSKARLLMPLKRVEIDVIQKALVIGGGIAGMSAALLLAEQGFEVFIVEKEKELGGNLRHIYKTLENRDVQYFLNRTIEKIKNNKLIKIYTDVRIEQITGFVGNYKTRIKTGESEIQEFEHGVVIVATGAHEYKPDEYQYGKDSRIITQRELEEKIFNHLTIQPFNYKTIAMIQCVGSRDNDRKYCSRICCSQAIKNALNLLETKPDANIYILYKDIRTYGFKEELYRQAREKGVVFIRYDDEKKPELQMEDGRLKIKVFEPILKEELVIESDLVVLSAGIIAQPDNAELAKMLKVPLNSDGFFLEAHVKLRPVDFATEGVFVAGMAHSPMTIAESIMQAQAAAARATTILSNKKYYAEATISSVNEELCAGCGMCGALCPYEAIVYIEKDGKRISSVNEALCKGCGTCVASCPSGAMTQYGFTKKQIMAMVEAL